One Chryseobacterium sp. StRB126 genomic region harbors:
- a CDS encoding helix-turn-helix domain-containing protein produces the protein MSFFGTNIKKIRQVKGLSQKTFADLLDLNRGVISSYEEGRAEPKIETILKVANHFSLDLDQLLTETLQESQLASVSGTNQLMLFPEIGFNEDKEAENLRENHSENNAILQKILASVDLVYEFTREKQLLSPYHYGDIVFLNKADLKKDPIHHLLAHTNGNLEYATHTDNQNLYKIVGHVSIAEKNIFTDIFERLERLERSSKK, from the coding sequence ATGAGCTTCTTTGGAACGAACATTAAGAAAATAAGACAGGTTAAAGGTTTGAGCCAGAAGACATTTGCTGATTTACTTGATTTAAACAGAGGAGTGATAAGTTCCTATGAAGAAGGCCGTGCTGAACCGAAGATTGAAACCATACTAAAGGTGGCCAATCATTTTAGTCTGGATTTGGATCAGCTTCTTACGGAAACGCTTCAGGAAAGTCAGCTGGCCAGTGTTTCTGGTACTAATCAACTGATGCTTTTTCCGGAAATAGGCTTTAATGAAGATAAAGAAGCCGAAAATCTACGGGAAAATCATTCGGAGAACAATGCAATCCTTCAAAAAATATTAGCCTCAGTAGATCTCGTATATGAATTTACTAGAGAAAAACAACTGCTCTCTCCCTATCATTACGGAGATATTGTATTTCTGAATAAAGCTGATCTGAAAAAAGATCCCATTCATCATTTATTAGCCCATACAAATGGAAATTTAGAGTATGCAACCCATACTGATAACCAGAATCTTTATAAAATTGTAGGCCATGTCTCCATTGCTGAGAAGAATATTTTTACAGATATTTTTGAAAGACTGGAAAGACTGGAGAGAAGCAGTAAAAAATAA
- a CDS encoding PLP-dependent aminotransferase family protein, whose translation MPKDVLYLKIANSVTEQINSETLQFGDRLPSLRSAQKLYNVSLNTIKQAYMELESRSLVESRPKYGYYVSQTSQRKLALPSVAKMKVWEGKNSPEDLVGKVFGTIAGTDVTQFALGIPGKSLLPVAKMKKCMIEVIKRKSDSGTNYEPVQGSESLRREIAKWSIVMEGKITEDDLVITSGAMNGVYNCLMAVTQPGDSVAVESPVYFGILQAIQLLGLKAVEIPTHPITGVDLDALKKVLPKLSACCFVVNYNNPLGFQMPDDNKKELVRMLTEHNVPLVEDDVYGNIYFGAGRPKPCKFYDEAGIVMWVGSVSKTLAPGYRVGWVAPGKFKEKIIRQKLVQTVSSPSLFSDVIADFLEHGRYDHHLRMFRKKLYANYLQIQKSVTQYFPDNTKVSEPKGGFMLWLELDKRICTEDLYDEAVNQKVNFAPGRMFSQYNQYQNCMRLNYALEWTDRVESDLEKLGKMIKNRI comes from the coding sequence ATGCCTAAAGATGTTCTTTACCTTAAAATAGCCAATTCTGTTACAGAGCAGATCAATAGCGAAACACTGCAGTTTGGAGACAGGTTACCTTCATTACGCAGTGCCCAAAAGCTGTATAATGTTAGCTTAAATACCATAAAGCAGGCTTATATGGAGCTGGAAAGCCGTTCTCTGGTAGAATCAAGACCAAAATATGGCTACTATGTAAGCCAGACCTCTCAGCGAAAATTAGCATTACCCTCTGTGGCGAAAATGAAGGTGTGGGAAGGGAAAAACAGCCCGGAAGATCTTGTTGGAAAGGTATTTGGAACCATTGCGGGAACGGATGTTACTCAGTTTGCGTTGGGGATTCCGGGGAAAAGCCTTCTTCCGGTAGCAAAGATGAAGAAGTGCATGATAGAAGTAATTAAGAGGAAGAGTGATAGTGGAACCAATTATGAGCCGGTGCAGGGAAGTGAAAGTCTTCGCAGGGAAATTGCTAAGTGGTCTATCGTAATGGAAGGGAAAATTACAGAAGATGATCTGGTGATTACTTCCGGTGCTATGAACGGGGTTTATAACTGTTTGATGGCTGTTACCCAGCCGGGAGATTCTGTTGCGGTGGAAAGTCCTGTTTATTTTGGAATTCTTCAGGCGATTCAGCTGCTGGGGCTGAAGGCGGTGGAAATTCCTACCCATCCTATTACCGGAGTAGATCTGGATGCCTTAAAAAAGGTATTGCCAAAGCTTTCTGCCTGTTGTTTTGTGGTGAACTATAATAACCCGTTGGGCTTTCAGATGCCGGATGATAATAAGAAAGAACTGGTAAGAATGCTTACCGAGCATAATGTTCCTTTGGTAGAAGATGATGTCTACGGAAATATTTATTTCGGAGCGGGAAGGCCGAAGCCATGTAAATTTTATGATGAAGCAGGAATTGTGATGTGGGTAGGCTCCGTGTCTAAGACCTTAGCGCCGGGTTATCGTGTAGGCTGGGTGGCACCTGGAAAATTTAAAGAGAAGATTATCCGGCAAAAGCTGGTGCAGACCGTATCAAGTCCGTCTTTATTTTCAGATGTAATTGCGGATTTCCTTGAGCATGGCCGTTACGATCATCATTTGAGAATGTTCAGGAAGAAGCTGTATGCCAATTATTTACAGATTCAGAAGTCTGTAACACAGTATTTTCCTGATAATACGAAAGTTTCAGAACCGAAAGGGGGATTTATGCTGTGGCTGGAGCTTGATAAAAGAATTTGTACTGAAGATTTGTATGATGAAGCAGTTAACCAGAAAGTAAACTTTGCTCCGGGAAGAATGTTTTCACAATATAATCAGTATCAAAACTGTATGCGATTAAACTATGCCCTGGAATGGACAGACCGTGTAGAAAGCGATCTGGAAAAATTGGGCAAAATGATAAAAAACAGAATTTAA
- a CDS encoding GNAT family N-acetyltransferase — translation MNDNNNEVKIISYEPQYKEAFKTLNEEWIKKFFVMEPSDYKLLDNPEEEIINKGGYIAFALLNGEAVGTCALVKAHEEPLAFELSKMAVSPKAQGKKIGYLLGNALVEKARELKAEKVFLETNSVLVPAIKLYEKLGFKHTPITNPGYDRGDVQMELDLQS, via the coding sequence ATGAATGATAACAATAATGAAGTAAAAATAATAAGCTATGAGCCTCAGTATAAGGAAGCTTTTAAGACCTTAAATGAAGAATGGATCAAAAAGTTCTTTGTTATGGAACCCAGTGATTATAAACTGTTGGATAATCCGGAAGAAGAGATAATCAACAAAGGTGGATATATTGCTTTTGCTTTATTGAATGGCGAAGCGGTAGGCACTTGTGCCTTAGTAAAAGCTCATGAGGAACCACTAGCTTTTGAACTGTCAAAAATGGCCGTAAGCCCTAAAGCGCAGGGTAAGAAGATCGGTTACCTATTGGGCAATGCTCTTGTTGAAAAAGCCAGAGAGTTAAAAGCAGAAAAAGTATTTTTGGAAACCAATTCCGTGTTGGTGCCTGCCATAAAGTTATATGAAAAACTAGGGTTTAAACATACACCAATTACCAATCCGGGTTACGACCGAGGAGATGTACAGATGGAATTGGATCTTCAATCTTAG
- a CDS encoding alkaline phosphatase family protein, with protein MKTKLFSMAVVMSCFLGAQTKKVLFIGIDGCRADVMMSTNAPNIKTLISQSIYSLDGLCAATTWSGNGWSTMLTGVWHTKHNVQDNSFTNPNYSNYPDFISRAEAYNPNLRTMSLVNWAPINDKIIQNADVKSNLGTDLAVKNAAVNTLQNDNPDILFVDFDDVDHAGHSYGFSSAIPQYVSSIQTTDTYIGEIVNALKNRSTYHNEDWLVVLTTDHGAVESSHGGGNLSERNIFTVYSNPGFTPQQISKTVLESNKTFNQLNLPSGAYAKPTNQTPFNFGANQDFTIEFWVKPNAAYTSDPVFLGNKNWNNGKNKGIIFSGYSGQNFKMNIADGTNRIDLVGGKVETNKWKHIAASFDRDGLVTLYEDGVPVTFAKMSTIGNIDSVLPLTLNQDGTNTYSVTLAASYKDVRIWKSALPNNVIVNWANQDITASHPYYAQLLANWKCDGTAGNTLADSSPNANHMNITGSPTYTANSSNSFKVYDYSSTTRETDHFPTVLNWLCIPIQSSWGIDGINRIPACSKDVLSTKETKAATEDFKVYPNPASTQINISYPSGDKEIKVEIMDSKGSLVSTKNLRSSNGNYDEKINIEGFPSGMYFIKLNGSKRSLTKTFIKK; from the coding sequence ATGAAAACAAAACTATTCTCAATGGCTGTTGTAATGAGCTGTTTCCTTGGAGCTCAAACTAAAAAAGTCCTTTTTATCGGTATTGACGGATGCCGTGCAGATGTCATGATGTCTACCAATGCCCCTAACATCAAAACCCTCATCAGCCAATCTATTTACTCTCTTGACGGATTGTGCGCTGCCACAACATGGAGCGGAAATGGCTGGAGTACCATGCTTACAGGTGTATGGCATACCAAGCATAATGTACAGGATAATAGTTTTACTAATCCTAATTATAGTAACTATCCTGATTTTATCTCAAGAGCTGAAGCCTATAATCCTAATTTAAGAACAATGTCTCTTGTCAATTGGGCACCTATCAATGACAAAATCATACAAAATGCGGACGTGAAATCGAATTTAGGAACAGATCTCGCCGTGAAAAACGCAGCCGTGAATACTTTACAGAATGATAATCCGGATATTCTGTTCGTAGATTTTGATGATGTGGATCATGCAGGGCATTCTTACGGATTTTCTTCTGCCATTCCACAGTATGTTTCTTCTATTCAGACTACTGATACTTATATTGGCGAGATTGTAAATGCCCTGAAAAACAGATCAACTTACCATAATGAGGACTGGCTGGTAGTTTTAACAACAGATCATGGTGCTGTAGAAAGCTCTCACGGTGGCGGAAATCTTTCAGAACGAAATATTTTCACGGTCTATTCCAACCCTGGATTTACCCCTCAACAGATCAGTAAAACAGTTCTTGAGTCTAATAAAACCTTTAACCAACTTAATCTTCCTTCGGGAGCTTATGCAAAACCTACAAACCAAACTCCGTTCAATTTTGGAGCAAATCAGGATTTCACGATTGAATTTTGGGTAAAACCTAACGCTGCTTACACCAGTGATCCTGTATTTCTTGGAAATAAAAACTGGAATAATGGAAAGAATAAAGGAATTATCTTCTCGGGATATTCCGGACAGAATTTTAAAATGAATATTGCAGATGGTACCAACCGAATTGATCTTGTAGGCGGAAAAGTAGAAACCAATAAATGGAAACATATTGCCGCAAGCTTTGACAGAGACGGTCTTGTAACCTTATATGAAGATGGTGTCCCGGTTACTTTCGCTAAAATGAGTACAATCGGAAATATTGATTCTGTTCTTCCATTAACATTAAATCAGGATGGGACAAATACTTACAGTGTTACTCTTGCCGCTTCCTACAAAGATGTAAGGATCTGGAAGTCTGCTCTTCCGAATAATGTAATTGTCAATTGGGCCAACCAGGATATTACCGCATCACATCCATATTATGCTCAGCTTTTGGCCAATTGGAAATGTGATGGAACAGCAGGAAATACTTTGGCAGATTCAAGTCCTAATGCGAATCATATGAACATTACAGGTTCTCCAACTTATACTGCCAACTCTTCAAATTCGTTTAAAGTTTATGATTATTCCTCAACAACAAGAGAAACGGATCATTTCCCAACTGTATTGAACTGGCTTTGTATTCCGATACAGTCTTCATGGGGAATTGATGGAATAAACAGAATTCCGGCCTGCTCAAAGGATGTTTTGTCTACTAAGGAAACAAAGGCTGCCACTGAGGATTTTAAAGTATATCCCAACCCTGCCTCCACTCAAATCAACATCAGTTATCCATCTGGGGATAAAGAAATTAAGGTTGAAATTATGGATTCTAAAGGATCACTTGTTTCCACCAAAAACTTAAGATCTTCCAATGGAAATTATGATGAGAAGATCAATATTGAAGGGTTTCCATCCGGAATGTATTTCATTAAACTCAATGGAAGCAAAAGGTCTCTGACGAAGACATTTATCAAGAAATAA
- a CDS encoding HAD-IA family hydrolase has translation MKNIELLVLDMAGTTVDEDNVVYKTLTEAVNEHGYKVNLEQVLITCAGMEKLEAITSLLKDINGKEADAIIIFENFSGKLKEAYQNLDVQPINGTEDFLLTMKAQHKKVVLNTGYTSEIAQQLLDKLQWKENVHFDALITADDVTESRPSPEMIHLAMQKFNILEPEKVLKAGDSVIDIEEGKNAGCGLTIAVLSGAQSRTELEKAEPDYIFNTISEAVNIL, from the coding sequence ATGAAAAATATAGAATTATTGGTTCTGGATATGGCCGGAACTACAGTGGATGAAGATAATGTAGTGTATAAAACCTTAACCGAGGCTGTTAATGAACATGGCTACAAAGTTAATCTTGAACAGGTTCTTATTACTTGTGCCGGAATGGAGAAACTGGAGGCTATCACCAGTTTACTAAAAGATATCAATGGAAAGGAGGCAGATGCTATTATTATTTTTGAAAACTTCTCCGGAAAACTAAAAGAGGCTTACCAGAATCTGGATGTACAACCAATCAATGGAACGGAAGATTTTCTTCTTACAATGAAAGCTCAGCATAAAAAAGTAGTGCTAAACACAGGTTACACCTCAGAAATTGCCCAACAGCTTTTGGATAAGCTTCAGTGGAAAGAAAATGTACATTTTGATGCTTTAATCACTGCTGACGATGTTACAGAAAGCAGACCAAGCCCGGAAATGATTCATCTGGCCATGCAAAAGTTCAATATTTTGGAGCCGGAAAAGGTTTTAAAAGCCGGAGATTCTGTGATTGATATTGAAGAGGGAAAAAATGCAGGCTGCGGATTGACTATTGCTGTCCTGTCCGGAGCTCAAAGCAGGACAGAACTGGAAAAGGCTGAACCTGATTATATCTTCAATACCATTTCTGAGGCTGTAAATATTCTTTAA
- a CDS encoding TIGR03364 family FAD-dependent oxidoreductase, whose protein sequence is MKTKFDLLVVGGGILGTFHAYHALKRNLKVALLERNSIPQGATVRNFGQVVPSGMDLKWQNFGRESLAIYNELHTQADLTIRQNGSVYIASNDEELQLIEELYKINRNNDYESVMLSKNDCIKKYDGLRSDYCKGGLFFPQELSVDSADMIIKLHKLLQEKMGLQIIYNTTVVETHEDDQKCIAITADGEEYTASKIIICGGHEFKTLYPNVFNESDLEVSKLQMLQTKPQGIYSLQGNILTGLSIRRYESFSECPSFQKIKSLEDPNSFEKKFGVHILFKQALDGSIILGDSHEYADAKNADDLGFDLNMEIDEFMIHEAKKIIALPTYEIQRRWFGVYSQCKTKDIFEHSPSPNIHIVTGIGGKGMTGSGGFSKFNIDKIYA, encoded by the coding sequence ATGAAAACAAAATTTGATTTACTCGTTGTGGGAGGCGGAATTTTAGGAACATTCCATGCGTATCATGCGCTGAAGAGAAATCTAAAAGTAGCTTTACTGGAAAGAAACTCTATCCCTCAAGGGGCCACCGTACGAAATTTCGGACAGGTAGTTCCTTCCGGAATGGATCTTAAATGGCAAAACTTCGGAAGAGAAAGTCTCGCAATATATAATGAACTTCATACTCAGGCAGATCTTACCATCAGACAAAACGGATCTGTGTACATCGCTTCCAATGATGAGGAACTTCAGCTTATTGAAGAGCTGTATAAGATCAACAGAAATAATGATTATGAATCGGTTATGCTATCTAAAAATGACTGCATTAAGAAATATGACGGACTCCGTTCCGATTATTGTAAAGGTGGATTGTTCTTTCCACAGGAGCTTTCTGTAGATTCTGCAGATATGATTATAAAACTTCACAAGCTGCTGCAGGAAAAAATGGGATTGCAGATCATTTATAATACAACTGTTGTTGAAACGCATGAGGATGATCAGAAATGTATTGCCATCACAGCAGATGGAGAAGAATATACAGCTTCAAAAATCATTATTTGTGGCGGCCATGAGTTTAAAACTCTATACCCTAACGTATTCAATGAAAGTGATTTGGAAGTGAGTAAACTTCAGATGCTTCAAACCAAGCCTCAGGGAATTTATTCTCTTCAGGGAAATATTCTGACAGGGCTTTCCATCCGAAGATATGAGTCCTTTAGTGAATGTCCTTCTTTCCAGAAAATCAAATCGTTAGAAGATCCTAATTCGTTTGAGAAAAAATTTGGGGTTCACATCCTGTTCAAGCAGGCATTGGACGGATCTATCATTCTTGGAGACTCTCATGAATACGCTGATGCTAAAAATGCAGATGATCTTGGTTTTGATTTAAATATGGAAATTGACGAATTCATGATTCATGAAGCAAAAAAAATCATCGCTCTTCCTACTTATGAAATCCAGAGAAGATGGTTTGGAGTATATTCTCAGTGCAAAACGAAAGATATTTTTGAACACAGCCCCTCTCCAAATATCCATATTGTAACGGGTATTGGTGGAAAAGGAATGACGGGAAGCGGAGGCTTCTCTAAGTTTAACATAGACAAAATTTACGCATAA
- a CDS encoding DUF5690 family protein yields MARTINKKTVITLKAAFAAFGVYFCMYGFRKPFTVASFEGLSYFGIDYKILIIIAQAVGYFISKFIGIKFISELKPAKRLTYLFSFIAIAELSLLGFALAPAPYNIFFMFLNGIPLGMIWGIVFSYIEGRKTTEIIGLFLCSSFVVSSGFTKSVGKFLMDTFSISEFWMPFSAGLIFIIPLIFSGLLLETIPKPNKEDVMLKSKRQPLNGTERRALVLQFFVPVVCIIFLYICLTVLRDFRDNFNREIWDGLHFSFDSSVFTLTEIPIAVMVLLILSFLVKVKNNKKAFAYYHYILFAGILTVGLSTYLFQQNALSPFLWMTISGFGMYICYIPFNGIYFDRMIAAFDIKGNVGFLIYIVDSFGYLGSALILLYKNFGSAQTSWLNFYISLNYIITISVLILSIIAFLAFRKKAKPNSNSNQYINFDTSKIL; encoded by the coding sequence ATGGCCAGAACCATCAATAAAAAAACAGTAATAACTCTGAAGGCAGCTTTTGCCGCCTTCGGAGTTTACTTTTGCATGTACGGTTTCAGAAAACCTTTTACTGTAGCCTCTTTTGAAGGACTCTCCTATTTCGGGATTGATTATAAAATTCTGATTATTATTGCACAGGCTGTAGGCTACTTTATATCTAAGTTTATCGGAATTAAATTTATTTCTGAATTAAAACCTGCGAAAAGACTGACCTACCTATTTTCTTTTATCGCCATTGCAGAGCTTTCTTTATTAGGGTTTGCATTGGCACCCGCTCCTTACAATATTTTTTTTATGTTTCTGAATGGAATTCCGCTAGGGATGATCTGGGGTATTGTTTTTTCATACATTGAAGGCCGCAAAACAACAGAAATCATAGGACTTTTCCTTTGTTCAAGCTTTGTGGTTTCTTCAGGATTTACCAAGTCTGTAGGAAAGTTTTTGATGGATACTTTTTCCATTTCGGAGTTCTGGATGCCTTTTTCTGCGGGATTGATTTTTATTATTCCGTTAATTTTTTCCGGACTTCTGCTGGAAACAATTCCCAAGCCCAATAAAGAGGATGTGATGCTTAAAAGCAAAAGACAGCCTTTGAACGGTACAGAAAGAAGAGCACTTGTTCTACAGTTCTTTGTTCCGGTTGTCTGTATTATTTTTCTGTACATCTGTTTAACTGTCTTAAGGGATTTCAGAGATAATTTCAACCGTGAGATCTGGGATGGTCTTCATTTTAGTTTTGACAGCTCTGTTTTTACCCTCACCGAAATTCCGATTGCGGTCATGGTATTACTGATACTAAGCTTCTTGGTCAAAGTAAAAAACAACAAAAAGGCTTTTGCATACTATCATTACATCCTTTTTGCAGGAATTCTAACGGTAGGGCTTTCTACTTATTTATTTCAGCAGAATGCATTATCTCCTTTTTTATGGATGACGATTTCCGGTTTCGGAATGTACATCTGCTATATTCCGTTTAATGGAATTTATTTTGACAGAATGATTGCTGCATTCGATATCAAAGGAAATGTAGGGTTTCTGATCTATATTGTAGATTCTTTCGGGTATCTGGGGAGTGCTTTGATCCTGCTCTATAAAAACTTCGGTTCGGCTCAGACTTCATGGCTTAATTTTTATATCAGCCTGAATTATATTATCACCATCAGTGTTTTAATCCTTTCAATTATTGCTTTTCTGGCTTTCAGAAAGAAGGCAAAACCTAATTCAAATTCTAATCAATACATCAATTTCGATACTTCGAAAATCTTATAA